The nucleotide sequence GCTAGAAGACCTAGCTCTTGGTGATAATCAATTGAGTGGGAAcattaccttgagtcttggggagCTTTCAAAGCTCAAGACTCTAGATCTCTCCGGAAATTCGTTGGTCGGGGTCCTTTCCCAAACTCATTTCACCAAGCTAAAGAATCTAAATTGTTTGATGTTGTCTGAGAATTCGCTAGCGTTGAATTTCAGCTCTCAATGGAGGGCCCCCTTCCAACTACAGGTACTCTATGCAAGTTCCGTCAACATCGGACCCCAATTCCCGAAATGGCTTCAAACACAAACAAATCTTCAGAGGTTAGATCTTTCTAACTCAAGTATTAGCGATACAATACCAGAGTGGTTTGAGAACATCTTGTCTCATATTCTTGACTTGGATTTGTCAAATAACCATATCGGTGGCAAACTGCCACGATTTCATTTCAACAGTAGTACCCAAATACTGGATGGGATTTCCCTAAAGTTGAACTCAAACAAGTTTGAGGGGTCACTAGCAAACTTTCCAGAAAATTTGTTGATTTTGGATCTATCAGATAACTTACTGTCAGGACAGGTGCCCCAAACAGATGGAGCAATGAGCCCAAGTCTCCAAGTTGTTAATCTCTCAAAAAATCGTTTCACAGGAAACATTCCAGTACACTTATGCAATGTCCTTAGCATCCAACTTTTAGATTTATCACAAAATAAGTTTTCTGGAAGGCTTCCTGGATGCTTAGGGAACTTAACTAATTTGCAGGTGATAAATCTTGCAAATAACACCATAACCGGTGTTGTTCCAAGTTCCTTGGGTTCTCTAATACAACTAAACTCGTTGCACTTGCACAACAACAGAATTGAGGGGGGTATCCCGCTATCCTTACAAAACTTGACACGACTGGTTACAATGGATTTAGGGAAAAATATGTTCATGTCATCATGTGTGATATCCCTTTTTGGATTGGTGAAAAGCTATCTGACCTTAGAATTTTAAATCTGGAGTCGAATAAGTTTACAGGAAAGATTCCTTTACAGCTTTGTAAACTCCATGCTCTTCAATATTTAAGCTtggcacataataacataatcgGAACAATCCCTCATTGCTTCGGGAATTTAAGTGGTATGATCACGAGTTCCAACTGGATAACATTTGGATCGATGCAAACCTATGATGAAAATATTTTGGTTTCCACAAAGGGAAGGCAACAATCGTACACCAGAACAGTACTAAGGTTTTTTATATCAATAGACCTCTCTAACAACAATATCGTTGGAGAACTGCCTGATGCTCTAATGTATCTTCTGGGGTTGAAGAGCTTAAATCTCTCTGGAAACCTTCTAAAAGGACATATTCCAGTAATCATTGGAAATCTAAAGCAACTGGAATCTTTAGATTTGTCGATGAACAACCTGTCTGGTCGGATTCCCCAAAGTTTGGGTAGCTTGACCTTTCTAAGCTACTTGAACCTGTCATTCAATGATTTATATGGCCGAGTTCCAGCTGGAAATCAGCTTCAGACTCTTGATGACCCAACTATTTATGAAGGGAACAATGGACTATGTGGGCCACCAGTTTTAAGAAGTTGCAATGAAGATGATGTAAGAGACAATCATGTTGGTAAGAATGAAGGTCAAGATGATACTGAAGACTTGTGGTTTTATACTGGCATGGGCCCAGGGTTCTTTGTTGGATTTGTTGGACTACTTGGGAGTCTGCACTTCATTACTAGGTGGAGATTGGTTTACTTTGGGACTCTTGAAAACGTTTACAGTTGGTTAACGTTGTCAATTCTACTTAATCTTGGTCACCTAAGAAGGAAACTTTTCAAATGAGGTATGTTCTTTAACATCaaaaaactagaaaactaacattaaaaaaaccaaaaaattaaCAATACGTATATTCTTTAACAATATGTATATTATAAGCAGAATTCTTTAACATGTCATgacaattaaaaaaaacaattctTGAAAATAAAGAAACATACCTGTTTCGGTGAAGTAGCAGGGGAGAAGGGAGGAGATCAACGACGTGGCAGGGGAGGGCGAAGCCGCAGCGACGGCGAGGCAAATCGAAGGGGAGGAGGAGGGGGCGCGACGGCGAGGTAGGGGCGGAGGTGGGCGGCGATGGAAGGGGAGAAGGAGGGGATCGACGGTGTGTGAAGGGGAGAAGGAGCTAGGGTTTTTTTGGGGTGTTTTGTGTTTGTGTAACTGAGCAAAAAGAAAGAAGAGGCTAGAAGACCCAAGTCCACATCTGCCCCAAGAAGAGGAGGTCTGgaagaccttttttaatgaaatcacTTCGAGAAAACAAACACACTGCACACTGCAGACTCAAGCGTCTGCACGTGGTCTGCGTGGGGCAGACATAAGAGGTCCTGAACaacttttcacaaaaaaaaaaaaaaaaacaaacacccccttataCTGTGCATGAGTCTGTTATTAGTTTAGCTCACCCTTTCCTTATATATAGATACTAGATGTCTTGTACTTACACTTTTAATATGTTATGAGACATGATGAGTTTGCATACCTGATTATCATGTATTTCATGGTATAAGAGCTCAAGAATCTTAGGTGACCTTTACATTGATTTTCTGGCTAGATCTCATCTCTTTCGGCCAAACTCTGTCTTCTCCGATGAAGATTCTTCTCTTCCGGTGAGATTTCTTTCTTTCTATTGTTCTGTTTCTTCCCTGTTAgatccttttcttcttcttttcaccactatttcttcttttttttcctTCTTCATCCTCTTCTGCTACTGTCATCAAATCATTGCAACAACAAGTGATGTGTCTTCTAATTTGACCAGCAATCCTTCACCACATCTACCGAATTTTACACAATGCATTCAAATAAAACTTGATTacaacaattttctcaattaaaGCACCAAATCATTACTGTTTTGTAAATTCTTGGACTATTTTGAAATTTCATAATCATAACAAGTGACGGACAATTCTGAAATTTCTCAATCATAACACACCTACACCAACCATTAGATCTGAAGGTCGAGAACTTGGGTCAAATCAGACGGATATGTGTATGTGTTTATCATTGCTACTATGTCTCCATCTCTTCTATATCTAGAAAGATGTTCTACGTCATCTTCAGAAATTTGGAAAAACCTTGAAGATTTGTTTAATAAACAGGTTTTCGTGAAAGAAAATCAATTTCGGACATAATTTGTCTTCTAAATCAGGAATTAAAGTCACCTTTGGACTCTTTATCACGAGCAAAAAGTtatcaaataaaaaagttaataaTAAAAAAGGACTTCTTTGCCCACAACACAAACAATCCCTAATttattaattttatataccaaataaaaaatttatatctttaaaaccacttgtattacacgagttaaataaatgtaattttctatcctaaataataaaaaaaaaaatatatcgttaaaaaaccccgtgtattttacgaattgaataaatctaattttgtatatcaaataataaaaaaattatatcttaaaaaacctcttGTATTACATGGGTCGGGTAAATGTAATTtcgtatagtgaaaataaaaaatatttaattttttaatacaaagtttggtatactgataaaaatagattatcatgttgcaaaatttgttaacgaagtctgaATAactttaaccctttatttaaaactctgtaaatgtataaataataaataatattagttaattttattttaagtttcgtaaaatctatttgataccaaataaacaaaacgttcaaatataattaattcaaataaataatattataattgagaaggagattaaactaaataataattatccataagatattaaactattAATATTGAGTAGAtgggttatctataatataagatattaaactaaataatatttagtatgagGGTTATAtgtaattaattagaagagattaaattaaaataataattatctataagagatggtctaatatgatgacaagtgtctctaaggtggtttcttttattatatagtaaagataaagatatataatacatatataactttcaTTGGcctatactataaattattttcaaaatttattccaagtattaaaattactcATTACTAAACCCAATATATTGCCCAAAAATAAAactaagtaacaaatctatcaatagatttctaaccT is from Helianthus annuus cultivar XRQ/B chromosome 9, HanXRQr2.0-SUNRISE, whole genome shotgun sequence and encodes:
- the LOC118481693 gene encoding receptor-like protein EIX2; amino-acid sequence: MQTYDENILVSTKGRQQSYTRTVLRFFISIDLSNNNIVGELPDALMYLLGLKSLNLSGNLLKGHIPVIIGNLKQLESLDLSMNNLSGRIPQSLGSLTFLSYLNLSFNDLYGRVPAGNQLQTLDDPTIYEGNNGLCGPPVLRSCNEDDVRDNHVGKNEGQDDTEDLWFYTGMGPGFFVGFVGLLGSLHFITRWRLVYFGTLENVYSWLTLSILLNLGHLRRKLFK